CAGCGGACGAGGTGCGTCTCGCCCGCGGGGATGCTCAGGTCGGGGATGAGGGGGTGTGCCCGGCCATTCACCAGGAACTCGTCGTAGTGGGGCGTGTAGGGCAGCCTGTTCGGGTCGTGGTGGCTGTCCCACTCGTCGAGGATCAGGGTGTGTTCCTTCGACCACACCGGCTTCACGTCCGGGTCCTCCACGATGAGCGCCCCGTACATCCCCATGTCGAGGTGGACGTTGGTTTGAACGTGGCAGTGGTAGGCGTGGGTGCCCGCCTCGGTGGCGACGAACTCGTAGGTGAAGCTGCCCCCGGGCTTGACCTCGTGGCTGAGGTGGGGCACGCCGTCCATCTCCTGCGCCAGGGAGGTGATGCCGTGCAGGTGCAGGACGTGCGGCTGGTCGTGCGTGTTCACCAGGGTGATGCGGACCCGCTCGCCGACCTTCACCCGCAGCTCGGGGCCGGGGACGCTGGCGGGCTGGCCGGGAAAGCCGAAGGCCCACTGCTCGACGCGCACCCCGGGCGCAATTTCGGTCTGGATGCGGTGGACTTCCAGGGTGAACTCGCGCACGCCGCGCGTGGCCCGGCCCAGGGGCACCGTGCCTTCCGGGCGGGCGAGGAACTGTTGCAGCGTGGCCGCGCGGGCCGGCTGCGCGGGCACCTCGCCGTGCGCGAGGGCCATGCCCAGCGACAGCACCGCCACCATGCAGGTGCGAAGGGAAGAACAGGCCGGACGACGCTGGAACATGGGACCCTCCTCGGCGCGGCCCGGGCACGGGGGCCGCTCGGGGGGCAGCGTAGGAAGGGCGGCGTGACTGAAGCCTGATCGCCCCACCTCCCGCCGGGGGCCTCGGCGAAGGGCGGGGGCCGGGGCGTGTCGGCACCGCATCCCAACCGTCCCGGCGATCGTGCCGAGGCCAGTCCTGTCGCCGCCGGGGACCGGCCTGACCGGGGACGGGGAGGCGCCCCGCACGCTGACTTCACATGCCGCGACTTCCCCGGCGAGCGGGCTCGGGATGCCCAAGGGGTGAGGGATTGGCCGCCCCACGCGGTCGCAGGAGCGGGACAGGTCGGCAGCCTCCCTCCAGCCGCCGACCTCCCGGTGGTGCGTGTCTCGCCCTCCCCCCTCCGCTCACCCGGCGAAGTCAGGGCCGCCACGCCAGGCGCCGGGCGGGATGGCTGCGCCACCAGTCCTGAACGAACTCGGCCATCTGCACGTCGACCCGGTTCAACCAGAACTGCCGGGTGAGCTGATCCGCCGGGCCGAACCCGATGGCGCCGGACTCCCACACCACGGTTCCCTGAAACAGCATGTGCGCCGCGTCGACCCGGACATCCGGGCGCGTCACGATGCCCTGCGACGCGAGGTAGTAGGCGAAGTTCTGCCGGTCCAGCGCCACCTGAAGACCGATCAGCAGGGTGATGGTCGTTCCGCTGTTCCGAGTACAGTCCGTGCTCGTGACGGGCAGGTTCGCCCGCCCTGCAAAGCGCCTCATCTCCGTCAGCACCTCCGCCCCGGTCACCTGCCGGATGTCGTCCGCGACGAAGGCATACAGGCAGACATTCTGGAAAGGCGCGAGGTTGTCCGGGTAACGGTCCGCCGCCGCGATGCCGGTGAGGGCCAGCAGCGACGCCAGGAACAGCCGGGGGATCATCCTGCCTCCTCTCTCGGGATGGGGGAACGGGAGCGCGGGACCACACGGGTCCTCAGGGCAGCAGCGACGCCGGGGGCTGGTCCGCGGGCACGAGCACGGCCACCACCACGGACGCCTCGGCCTCCGTCCGGTTCGCCAGCTCGCACCACGACCCCGGCCGGACCACGTACCGCTCCCCGGCCCGCAGCACGCTCGGCGGCGCCCCACCCGGCGAGAACACGTCGACCTCGCCGCGCGTCACCAGCAGCACCTCCGCCTGGCCGCCCGTGTGCCGGGCCGTCCGACTCGCGGCGGGCAACGTCAGCGCCGACACGTGCAGGTCGAACGCCGCCGGGAACGTGAGGTGACCCAGCGTCGCCTCCTGCACCGAGGGCCGCGGAACCCGCCAGGTCCATCCCGGTTCCTCGTCGGCGGGGGGGCGAGCCGAGGCGAACGAGGCGAACATCAGCACCACACTTCCTACCACCTGGTAGCCGCGCATTCCGGGCCTCCCTTCGTGTCCGGCGGACGTGCGCCGCCGACTGGGTTCACGGTAGGCCCGGCGTGCCGCCCCGCGCATCGCCAGGATTGAGTAGACGGCCCCCCCACCAGGATTAAGGAGAGTCCTCCCCGCCGTGCGTCATGGCCCAGCGGGTGAGTTCCACGCGGTTATGCAGGGCGAGTTTGCCCAGCATGTTCGCCACATGCTTGCTGACCGTCACGGGGCTGATCCCCAGCAGCCGGGCGACCCGGCGGTCCGGGTGGCCCTGGGCCACCAGCCGCAGCACCTCCCACTCCCGCGGGGTCAACCCCGGGCGGGGCGTGCCGTCCGGCGGGGGGGCTCGCAGGCGCCGGGCGAGCCGGTCCGCCTGTTCCACCGCCTCCGCGGGGCCCAGGTCGGAGCCCGACGCCCAGGCGTCTCGGAAATCGGCCTCGCCCATCACCGCCCGCGCCCGGTCGAGGTTCCCGAGGTGCCGCCGGTCCAGGTACCCCCGCGAGGCCTCCCCGGGGACGAAGCCGCCCGCCGCCAGCAGCCGCACCGCCGCCGCGGGGTCGCCCACCTCGGCGGCGAGGAGGCTCAGGCCACGCAGCGCCTCGTCCACCACCGCCCGGAAGGGTTTCCCCGCCGCCTCGTGCAGGGCGCCGAGCAGCCGCGCCCCGGCCTCCTCGCGGCGGCCCAGGTGCAGCAGCACGACCCCGACCATCACCCGGGCGACGAGCCGGAACACCGCATTGCCCGCCGCCTCGTACTCCTCCAGGGCACGGGTCGCGTACGCCAGGGCCAGGTCGGGTTGCCCCAGGTCGAGCAGGGTCGGCGCCGCGTACAGCAGGAGGTTGGCGTACTGGGACTGCTCGACGCGGTCGGCCCCCCGCTCCCCCCGGCGCGCCTCCTGCGCGCGCAGCACCTCCTGCTGCATGGGCCACGCCAGGTCGCTGCGCCCGGAGGCGTGGTGCAGCAGCGCGAGGTCGGCGGTGGTCCAGCCCGCGCTCACCTCGTCCCCCAGCTCGCGGCACAACTCGAGGATCTCGCGCAGGCGGGCCTCGTGGGCCCCCGTCTGCCCGGTGGCGGCGAGGCACTGGGCACTGACCTCCAGGGCCTGCAGCAGCACCTGATCCCGCCCCGGGGAGGGCAGGCCCAGGACCCGTTCCGCGAGGGGCGCCTCCTGGGCGTACAGGCCCAGGGGCAGCCACACCGCGCCGAGCTGGGCGAGGTAGCGGTACGCGAGGTCCGCCCGCCCCTCCCCCACCGCCCACACCAGCCCCGCGCGCATGTTGGGGTAGTCCGGCAGGAGGTCCTCGCGGCGGTCGGGCTGGCCCTGCTCGAAACGCCGCCGCCCCTCCTCCAGCTCCTCCAGGAAGTGCCGGGCGTGCCGTTCCCGCCAGGTGGGGGCCTCCGGGCGCCCGCTGAGACGCTCCAGGGCGAGTTCCCGCAGGGGTTGCAGCAGCTTCCAGCGGGTGCCCGGGGTGCCCAGGCGTTGGAGGAAGCTCTGCTCGATCAGCGCGTCCACGTGGTCCAGCACCTCCTCGCCGCCGTGTACGGCGGCGAGCGCCCCCGGGGTGAAGCTGCCCCCGAACACCGCGCAGCACTCGAACACCGCGCGGTCGCCCTGATCCAGCAACTCGTAGCTCCACTCCACGGCGGCCCTCAGGGAGCGCAGCCGTTCGGGCCGGTCGCGGAAGTCCTCGCGCAGGAAGCGCAGCGGGTGTTCGAGCCCCGCCAGCACGTCCGGGAGGGCATACGTCCGCAGCCGGGCGGCGGCGAGTTCCAGCGCGAGGGGCACGCCCTCCAGCAGCGCGCACAGCCGCACCACCTGGGGGGTAGTGGCGGGGGTGAGCTCGAAGCCGGGCAGGAGGGCGCGGGCGCGGGTGACGAAGAGTTGCACCGCCGGGCTGCTCGCCGCCTCCGGGACGCGCTCGGGAACGGGGAGGGGCGGGACCGGGTACTCGCGCTCGTCGTGCAGGTGCAGCGCGGCGCGGCTCGTCACGACGAGTTGCAGCGTGGGGGCCCGGGCGAGCAGCTCGCCCAGCGTCCGGGCGGCGGGCAGGAGCTGCTCGAAGTTGTCGAGGACCAGCAGCAGCCGGTGCCGGGCAGCGAACTCGCGGACGAGCGCGGGGGGGTCCCGCGAGGCCGCCTCGACGCCGGGGAGCGCGGCGGCGATGGCCGGGAGGACTTCCCCCGGGGCGCGCAGCGCGGAGAGGTCGACGAACAGCACGTGGTCGTAGTTCCCGCGCACGGCGTGGGCGAGGCGCAGGGCGAGCGCCGTCTTGCCGATGCCGCCGGGGCCGCGCAGGGTGAGGAGCCGCGTCCCCTCGCCGAGCAGGCGGGTGAGTTCGCCCAGGTCGCGCTCGCGTCCGAGCAGCGGGCTGAGTTCTGCCGGGAGCGGGTTCGCCGCCTGGCCGTTCATGCCCCAGTGTAGGTGGACCGGCGGGGAGGGGTGGCAGGACCACGTCCCTGTTCCCGACGGCGCGAGACTCCCTGGGGACGCTCCCCCCGGGAGGGTCACGGTGCCTGGACCCCCCGGCGGGAGAGCGTGCCCCCTCTTCCGTCCGGGCCACCGCCCGCCCCGAGCAGGGGCGTGGTCGTGATGCCCTCCGGGATCCCCGCAGAGGAGGGGCACCGTGAGGAGCGGCACCCCATGCCCGGGGAAAAGACCGGGGCGACCCGGAACGGAATCAGGACCGAGGTGGTGAGCACCCCTTCCCCCGGGGGAAGGGGCGACAGACCCGTATCCGGCCAGCAGGGCTGCACGCGGTATTCAGCCGGAAGAAGCTCCCCCGGTTCTCCACCCGCGGCACGCGGCGATGGTAGCCCCCAGCCGGGCCTGGAGGAGCGAGACCTCCGCGGCCAGAAGGAAGGTGGCCGCGCGGCCGACGTAACGCAGCGTGTGGCCGCCGGGTTGATGGACTGCGGCTGGCGCGACGCGCGGCCCCGGGCTGGGTTGTCTCGGCAGGTCGTGTTCGTTCGGGATGGGGCGCATGGTTCCTCCTGGCGGGCGTGGGGCGAGTGGTGGGGATCAGCGGAGACACCCCAAGCCTAGAAAGGCACCGCAAGAGCAGCGCAAGGGGAAGGGCGTCACGTCGGTGAGCCCGCCGGGGTAGAGTGAAGGGCACGGGATGCGCGAGTTGGCCCTCCGGCTGCTGGGCCCGCCTGAACTTCAGGTGGGGGGCCAGCGACGCCCCTTCAGGACCAAAAAGGCGCTGGCCCTGGTCGCCTATCTCGCCCTGGAGCCCGGCCCGCAGTCCCGGGAGAAACTGGCGGCCCTGCTGTGGCCGGATGCCGACCCGGAGGCGGGCCGGGCCAGCCTGCGGGGCACCCTCGTCTACGCCCGGGAAGCCCTGGGCCCCCTCCGTGATCGCCTGGAGGCCGACCGGGCCACCGTCTGCCTGGTGACCGGGCCGGACGAGTGCGACGTGACGGCCCTGGAGCGTGTGGCGGGGGCGGCGCGTTCCCTGCCCCCTGCCGGGGCCTTGCCGGAGCTGGAGCGGGCGGCCTCCCTGTGGCGCGGCGAGCTGCTCGACGGGTTCGCCCTGGGGGAGGGCAGCGGCTTCGACGACTGGCTGGGGGAACGCCGGGAGGCGACGCGCTCGGCGGTGAACCTCGTGTTCGACCGCCTCTCCGCCGAGCAACTGGAGCAGGACCCGGGCCGCGCGGCAGAGACGGCGCGGCGCTGGTTGGCCCTCGACCGCCTGAACGAGGCGGCCTGGCGACGCCTCGCGCAGGCGCGGCTGGCTTCAGGACAGCGGGCACTCGCGCGGGAGGTGCTCGACTCTTGCCGACGGGTGTTGCGGGACGAGGTGGGCTGTGCGCCCGCCCCCGAGACGCTGGCCCTCGAAGCGCAAGTTCTGGAGCCCATCTCCCCCAGCCGCCCCGGGGTCCGGTTAGACCTGCCCACGCTGCTGCGCGAGGGGCCCTTCGTCGGCCGCCGGGCGGAACTCGCGCGGCTGGCCGAGGTCTATCAGCGGGCCGGGAGTGGGCACCCGGGGGCGGCCCTGATCGTCGGAGAGCCCGGCATCGGCAAGACCCGGCTGGCGGGGGCGTTCCTGACCTGGGCCGGGGAACGTGGCGCCGGGGTGCTGCGGGGCCGGGGCTTCGAGGTGGGCGGCACGCTGTATGGCCCCCTGGCGGACGCCGCACGCCGCGTGCTGGACGCGGAACCCGGGCCGCAGGCGCTGCTCTCCCGGCAGGACCTCGCCGAGCTCGCCCGGCTGCTGCCGGAGCTGGGAGAGCGGCTGCCGGAGCCCGCGCCGCCCATGCCGGGGGAGGGCCAGCGGGGCCAGGTGCTGGCGGCGCTGACGCGGCTCGTCCTCGCGCTCGCCCGGCGCTCGCCGCTCGTCCTGCTCGTGGACGATGTCCAGTGGGCCGACGCGAGCACCCTGGAGGCGCTGCGGCACCTCGCGGGCCGGGTTGCGGAGGAACGCGCGCCCGTCCTGCTCCTCCTCACCGCCCGGGCGGAGGCGCTGACCCCCGGCTCGGAGTTGGCGGGGTGGGCGGCGAATCTCGGCCGGGAGGTGCCGGTGACGCGGCTCGACCTCGGGCCGCTGGGCCAGCCGGAGACGCTGGGGCTGCTGGGGGCGCTGGCGGGCACGCCCGCCGCCGGTTCGCTGGAGCCCCTGGCCGAGCGGCTCTTCGCGGAGACGGGTGGGCAGCCGCTCTACATCTCGGAGACGCTGCGCGGTCTGGCGGAGCAGGGGGCGCTCACGCTGGGTCCCGGGGGGATCACGGTGAATGAGGCGCGGCTCTCCGCCGGGCTGGAGCGGGGCGGCGAGGGGGTGCGGGCCGTCATCGGCGAGCGGCTCTCGCGGCTCTCGGCGCCCGCCCTCGCGCTCGCGCAGGCGGGGGCGGTGCTCGGCCAGGAGTTCGGATTCGGCACCCTCCGGGCCGTGGCCGACCTCGGCGAGGACACCGCGCTGCAAGGCTACGAGGAACTGCTGCGAACCGGGCTGCTGCGGGAGGCGGCGGGCGAGGGCGGAACCGCGTCCCTCTCGCACGACCGGGTGCGGGAGACGCTGCGGGACGCGCTGAGTGGCCCCCGCCGGGGGCTGCTGCACCGCCGCGCGCTGGGGGCGCTGGGGGAGGTGGGCGCGTCCCCCGAGGTGCTGGCGCATCACGCCCTAGGGGCCGGGCTGACGGGTGAAGCCGCGCGGCATTTCCACCAGGCGGGGCGGCAGTCCCTGAGGCTCGGCGCGTACCACGCCGCAGTGATCGCGCTCGAGCAGGCCCTCGACCTCACCCCCGCCCGTCCCGAGTACGCCGCCGAGCGCCGCGAGCGGCTCCACCTGATCGAGTACGCGCTCTACTACCGTGACAGCCACAACCTCGCTGTTATTCAGCGCCGCTGGCGGTTGGCCGCCGACGCCTCGCAGGCAGCCGGACTGGGCGCGGAGGCCGCCTTCGCCCTGGGAGAACTCGCGGCCTCACTGGCCCGGCAGGGGCGGCACGGCGAGGCCGGAGAGGTCGCGGGCCAGGCCCTCGATACAGCCCGCGCCGCAGGCGACCGTGGAATGGCGGCCCGCAGTCTCAACATCCTCGGTGTCCTCGCGGTGGAGCGGCGCGACTGGGCGGCGGCGGAGCGCCTGCTGGAGGACGCCCAGGCCGAGGCCATCCGGGCGGGGGACGAGCCGCTCGCCCTGGAGGCCCGCGCCCACCTTGCCACGGTGCTGACCTTCGGGCACGACGACCTGGAGGGCGGACGGCAACTGGAAGAGGAAGTTCTCCGGCGGCGCATAGACCTGGGTGAGCCTGGAGCGGTTCTCGCTTCACTCTCAAGTCTGACCTACGCCTGCATGAGGATGGCGGACTATGAGGCCGCCCGCCGTCATATCGACGAGTGGGCCGTGTGGGCCGAGCGCAGCGGTGCGGGACGCGTCGCCGCGAACGTCCTGGGAATGCATGGGTACATCGCGGCGGAGCAGGGCGACGTGCTCGGGGCCCTGAAGGCGGGCGAGGCGGCCCTGGCCGCCTTCGAGCAGGCGAACGCCGTCCTGGCGTTCTCCTGGGGCGGCCTGGCGTGGTGCTACGCCCGCCTGGGCCGAACCCAGGAAGCCCGGCAGGCCCTGGACAACGGCCAGGCCCTGAACGAGAGGGACGAGGACCTCTACCACCAGGCGGGGGCGGCGTGGGTGCTGGGGGACGCGGCGCTCGCCCTGGGGGACCTGGAACGCGCCGAGCGGTTCTACCGTCAGTCGCTGGGCGGGAACTCGGCCGCCTGGATTCTGGTGGGTCTGCGCGGCCTGGGCGAGGTGAGGGCCCAAACCGGCCAGTGGGAAGAGGCCGCGCGGCTGCTCGGCGCGGTGCTGGGCCGCCGCTCGGCTGGTGTCTGGCAGCATCGCCAGGCGACCCGGGCCCTCGACGCGCTGCGCCCACTCGTCCCCCCCGACGTGCTGGAGGCGGCCCTGAACGAGGGGCGGGTTACGCCCCTGGAACCCCTGCTCGCCGAATTGCGGCGGCAGAGTGACCCGTCCCAGGGGTCCCAAGCGTCGGGTTCCGCCGCCGTGTAGAGAGGCCGCTCCAATCCAGCCCCGGCTTTTCCCGTGGGTGCTCGTCCTCTGCGGCGGCGCTCCCTCAGCCTCAGAAGCCCGGCCAGTGGGCCACGCGTCGTGGCCTGGCGGTGAACTGAACGTCAGCCGGACGGCGCGAGGAAGCGGCGCAGGCCCTGCTGGACCAGATGGGTCAGGACGGCTGTGGGCGAGGGCACCTGGGCTGCCGAGTCCCTGCTCACCTGCCGGGCCTGTCGCGCCGTGTCCGCTGCCCTCGCCTCACGGTAGAGCTGGTCGAGCTTCTCGGAAACGCCGTTGTATCTCGGGTCGAATTGGGCTCTCATGGGTGCCTCCCCTGGAGAACGGTGAACCGGTTGCAGAACGCCGCGCTGTGCGGGGATCACGGCCCCGTGTTGAGATGTCTCACCCTAGAACCGGGGCGCAAGAGCAGCGCAAGACGCTTGGCAAGATGGGGCGGGCACGGATGGCGGGACGGGAGGAGCGGCCAGGGAACATGAGGTGCCCCTCTCCCAGGAGGGTGTCAGCCGCAGCCCGGGCAGGTGAAGGGGTCCTCTTCAGGTCTGGAGAGGGGGCGCAAAAGTGCTGTCATGCCGAGTGCCAGCGAAGTAGGCCGCGGCTTCGGGACCCAACGCTGGCGCTCCGGGTGACAAGGTTGCCGAGCCCCGACCCAGATAGAGTGCAGCGGGAGCCCAACATTCGGGGCGCCGCTGCTTGCTGCCAGGAGCCCGGTCTGACCTGGGGGGCAATCATGGCGGAGGCATCGCCCCCCTCTTCGCCCGGCGCTGCCTCCGTCACGAGGAGGGGGAGGCACCTCAGGCGTCCGGTTCCACCCCCGTATAGACCGGCACCTCGAACACGGGCCGGAAGCCCAGGCGCTCCAGGTTGCGGCGACTGGCGTTGTCCGGGCCCGCCTCCACGTCCACGAAGAAGTGCTCGCAGCCCCGGGCCAGGCCGTCCCGCAGGCGCCGCAGGATCAGGGCCGTCTGACCGCCCTGGCCCCGGCGATCCGGGCGGGTGACGCTGGAGTTGAGCAGGGCCGCCGGTCCCCCCACCATCAGGAGTCCGGCGCTGGTGGGGCCGTCCCCTCCCGGCACGAGGTAGCCCAGCCAGCCCATCCGGGAGAGGCCGAAGTGCACCAACTCCGTCATTTCAGGCGGCATCCCGAAATGCTGGGAGATGAAGGACGCGACTTCCCCAGCCTGGTTGGGGCCAGCCTGGACAACCTCGGGGAGAGGGCGGGTGGGTGTTTCCAGCGCCTGCCGGGCCACGGACGCCGGGGCGTACAGCGCCACTTCCCGGAACACCTCGCGCAGGCCGCGTGCTTCCAGCCTTGCCCCCAGGTCCGCCGGGCGGGTGCGGGGGTCGAGGGGCAGCCCCCAGGCGGACGGTCTGGCCCGTTCCACCGCCGCCAGCAGCGCGTCCAAGTCCGCCTCCGTGGCAGGGTCAGCCGTGCCAAAGCCCCGCACGAGGTTGAACGCGGGGTGAGGGAGGGAGCGCACCAGTTCCAACACCCCCGCCCCGAAGTTCACCTGCTCGATGCCCAGGCGCGCCCGCACCTCGGTCGGCAGGGAAACGTACCCCTCTCCAAGCCGGGCATAGAGGTCTGCCCGCATTCTGGCGAGTGTTTCCAGCGAGGGCGCTTCCGGCGGCACCCGCATGTCCCTGTCTTCCCGCACCTCGCCCCCGGTCGGCCCGTTCATTCCGGGCCTCCCAGGTGAACCGGGCAGGTGTAGCGGACTTCCCAGCCCAGGCGCGAGTACACGGGAAAGCCCAGCTCGGTCGCGCCCAGCATCGCCGAGACGTATCCTGCATCCCGCGCGGCAAGGAGCGGCCCAGTGGTCATGGCCGCCCCGATCCCGCGCCGTCGCGCCCGCTCCAGGGTGCCGATGCACCACACGCCCACGGTCTCCTCGCCGTGGATGTTCAGGGCCGTGCTCACCGGCTCGCCGTCCAGCAGGCCCAGGTAGAGGTGGGCGCGCGAGTCGGGGTCGAGGACGGGGCCCCGGCCCAGCGCGATCAACTTCTGCGCCGACTCCTCGTTGAAATGAAACGCCTCGGCAGACACGGTCACCCAGGCGCTCAGGTCCTCCTCGGTCGTCACCCGCCGGAGGGTGAGGCCCTCCACCCGCGCGTCTGCCGGGTCCAGCCGGGCGAAGTCGAGCGTCATGAGGGGAAGGTCGGCGACCTTGGGCAGACCGTGGGCCGCGAGCGTCTCGCTCAGGTCCGCCGCCGCCGGGGGGACCAGCCACAGGAAGGGCACGTTCCAACCCCGCAGCCGGGCGAGGGTGTCCGCCAGCCGCTCTCCGGCGTTCTCGCCCGCAAAGCCGCCGTACACGAGGTTGAGGTCCGGGGCCGGGGCGAAGCTCAGGGCGAGCAGGAGGTCGTCGTCCTGCTCCACGACCACGCCGGGGTCGCGGAACAGGTGTTCGGGGAACTCGCGGAAGGCCTGCTCAATGGTGGAAAGGTCGGGCCGGGGCGAGCGAACGCGGGTGCTGGTCATAGGGCGCCTCCTGTCGGGGTGGGGCAAAGTGGGGTTGGAATAGGCTGGGGCTGCGCTCCGGGCCGTCTGCCTGGCGCTCTCAGAGGGCTGGTGAAGGGGACTCAGGCCCCGGGGCTGGGCTGCCTTGACGGCGCTGCGTCCTCCCCGAGGGCTGCCCGGTGCCCCGCCGCCGCGAAGACGTGGGGTTGCAGCATGGCGAGGATGGCGAACCCGACGACCAGCCACACGCCCAGGAGCGACATCGCCAGGGTGGGTGACCGCAGGGCCAGGCCGACCTCGGAAAAGGCGTACACGCAGTAGAGGATGGCGATGAGCGTCATGTTCCGCAGCAGCCGGTCGCTCGCCCGGGGCACCACCAGCCGGGCGCGAAGGCAGTGGCCCCAGTTGGCGGTCAGGGACAGGCCGACGAGGGCGAAGTTGAGAAAGCCGACCGCCGTGCCCCACGTCGAGTCGGGATGCGCACCCATCACGCTCGCCGAGAAGGGCAGCAGGGAGACGAACAGCAGCGTCACCAGGTTCAGGGTGATGTGCCAGAAGTCGGTTCCCCGGATCAGGCTGGCGTAGTAGTAGTGGGTGGCCCAGAGCAGCGCGGTGGTGATGAAGGTGGCCGCGTACACGACCAGACGCGGCAGCAGGGCGAGCAGCGCGTGCGGGACTTCGGCGGTCCCGACCTCGGGGGGCAGCCTGACCTCCAGCACCAGCAGGGTGAGCGCGATGGCGAACACCCCGTCAATTAAAGTGTCGAGCCGGTCCTTTTCCAGGGACGCCGGGGCGGGTGGTCTCATGCCTTAACCGCCGACCTAGACGGGGTTGGCGTCGGCTCCACCGTCCGGGGCAGGCCCGCCTCGGGGACGTGTTCGGCGCTGCGCTGATAGGTCGTCTCACCTTGCAGGCCCGCGAGTTGCCCCCGGAAGGTCCGAACGGTGTGGTCTATCGTGCGTTGCCGCGCTCCCGGCTGAACCCGCTCCCGCCAGCGCCGCAACCGGTTGCCCAGCATGATGGGCACCAGCGCGTGCCGCACCCAGGGTTTGCGAATGCCCAACTGGTCCGCCAACGGGTCCCCGTGCAGTCTGCGCGCCACCGCGTGAACCAGGTCCAGCGTGACGGGCGGCGGCGTGGGCAGGCTGCTCTGAAGCAGGTCCGCGACGGCGACGAGCATGGCCTGTGTCAGCTCGCGGGCGTCGCCGCTGGCGGGTTCCTCGGTCTGGGTGATAAGGGCGAGGAGGTCCGCCGCCCGCGCCTGATCCGTGACGGTTAGGTACAGGTCCGGGTGAACGCCCAGCAGGTGCGCGACGTACTGCCAGAAGTGGTAGAGGTCGTCCAGTTCCCCCGCCGTGAAGGTGATGCCGAAGGTCTGGAGGGCGTGGAACGGGACATAGGTGAAGTCGAGCCAGGTGCGCGCCATCTCCAGTTGGTTGATGGGCGCGCCCGTTTCCGCCGCGTTCCAGCCCCGCTGCCACAGGGCCGCCCGCACCCGCGCGTGCAGCAGCCGCACCTGCACGTTCTGGACGTAGCCCTCGCCGCCCCGCGCCAGGCCGCCGGGCAGGACCGAGACGATGTTCCACACCCCCGTCTCGACGATGCGCCGCCGGGCCATCCGGGTCAGGTTGCCCGTCCGCACCAGGACCCGGGCGATGGAGGGCGAGCTGTAGGTGTGGGTCAGGGAGCCGGGGCCGAGCGACAGCGTGATCCAGACGTTGCCGATCGCCAGGTAGGCCTGTGACCCGCGTTCCAGGCGGCGAGGCTCGACCCAGGCGGGCACACACTCCGTCTCGGCGAGCAGGGCGCGCACGGCGGGCAGGTCCTCCCCCACGAACTGGCGGCCGTGCAGCAGCCCCGCCCGGAGTTGGCGCCGGGCCACCTCCCCGTGGAGGCGCAGCTCCGCGTCCGCCGCGTCCGCCAGGGGGTCGCCGAGCTGGACCATGCGCGCGAGCCGCCCCACCGCGTCGTCCCCGAACCGCTGCCGGGCGGCGTCCAAATTCACCAGGCTTCCTGGCAGCCCACCCTCGACGCTTCGCATCAGCCGCACCGGAGGCTGTGGTCCCGATCGGTCGGGGGAGGGGCGGTCAGGCACAGGGGCGTCATGGAACCTCCGCTGGAAGTGGGGGAGTGTGGACTGAAGGAAGTTTAAGCATACCGGATCAGCATGCCGATTTTCCTTCCCCGTCCGCACCGGCCCCAAAGATAGGCACCGTGAACCCCGGCACACCCACGGGGTTGAGGAGCGGCACCTCCCGGTGGGGGGAGGGGGGGTGCCCCAGTAGGCGGGTGGC
The Deinococcus aerius DNA segment above includes these coding regions:
- a CDS encoding GNAT family N-acetyltransferase, whose protein sequence is MNGPTGGEVREDRDMRVPPEAPSLETLARMRADLYARLGEGYVSLPTEVRARLGIEQVNFGAGVLELVRSLPHPAFNLVRGFGTADPATEADLDALLAAVERARPSAWGLPLDPRTRPADLGARLEARGLREVFREVALYAPASVARQALETPTRPLPEVVQAGPNQAGEVASFISQHFGMPPEMTELVHFGLSRMGWLGYLVPGGDGPTSAGLLMVGGPAALLNSSVTRPDRRGQGGQTALILRRLRDGLARGCEHFFVDVEAGPDNASRRNLERLGFRPVFEVPVYTGVEPDA
- a CDS encoding TMEM175 family protein; the encoded protein is MRPPAPASLEKDRLDTLIDGVFAIALTLLVLEVRLPPEVGTAEVPHALLALLPRLVVYAATFITTALLWATHYYYASLIRGTDFWHITLNLVTLLFVSLLPFSASVMGAHPDSTWGTAVGFLNFALVGLSLTANWGHCLRARLVVPRASDRLLRNMTLIAILYCVYAFSEVGLALRSPTLAMSLLGVWLVVGFAILAMLQPHVFAAAGHRAALGEDAAPSRQPSPGA
- a CDS encoding oxygenase MpaB family protein, producing the protein MNLDAARQRFGDDAVGRLARMVQLGDPLADAADAELRLHGEVARRQLRAGLLHGRQFVGEDLPAVRALLAETECVPAWVEPRRLERGSQAYLAIGNVWITLSLGPGSLTHTYSSPSIARVLVRTGNLTRMARRRIVETGVWNIVSVLPGGLARGGEGYVQNVQVRLLHARVRAALWQRGWNAAETGAPINQLEMARTWLDFTYVPFHALQTFGITFTAGELDDLYHFWQYVAHLLGVHPDLYLTVTDQARAADLLALITQTEEPASGDARELTQAMLVAVADLLQSSLPTPPPVTLDLVHAVARRLHGDPLADQLGIRKPWVRHALVPIMLGNRLRRWRERVQPGARQRTIDHTVRTFRGQLAGLQGETTYQRSAEHVPEAGLPRTVEPTPTPSRSAVKA